One Denticeps clupeoides chromosome 3, fDenClu1.1, whole genome shotgun sequence DNA window includes the following coding sequences:
- the slc12a2 gene encoding solute carrier family 12 member 2 isoform X3: MLNIWGVMLFIRMTWIVGQAGIVYCCIIISIATVVTTITGCSTSAIATNGFVRGGGAYYLISRSLGPEFGGSIGLIFAFANAVAVAMYVVGFAETVVELLRMGDLTMLDAVNDVRIVGTITVVILLGISVAGMEWEAKAQLILLFILLTAIFNYFIGSFIPVESKEKYGFFSYDASIMWENMGPDFRKETFFSVFAIFFPAATGILAGANISGDLADPQMAIPRGTLLAIFITALVYIGVAVSTGACIVRDATGEIGTNFTLGFNNCTGPACKYGYDFSSCKLQPGQDESSCKYGLHNDFQVMSVVSGFGPLISAGIFSATLSSALASLVSAPKVFQALCKDNIYPGIAFFGKGYGKNNEPLRGYILTFLIALAFILIAELNTIAPIISNFFLASYALINFSVFHASLANSPGWRPSFKYFNKWVSLAGAILCCVVMFIINWWAALLTNVIVLSLYIYVSYKKPDVNWGSSTQALTYHQALTHSLQLCGVADHIKTYRPQCLVMTGAPNSRPALLNLVHAFTKNVGLMVCGHVRISNRKPNIKELNNDMLRYQRWLLNNNSKAFYTPVMAEDLRQGSQFLLQAAGLGRLKPNTLVLGFKNNWRECDLKEVETYINLIHDAFDFQYGMVILRLSEGLDVSHIQGQDDTSAMKDVVVFIDVNKDSDGDSSKPSSKATSVQNSPAVQKDDYDDGKAPMQPLLKKDKKSPTTPLNMADQKLLDASQQFQKKQGKGTVDVWWLFDDGGLTLLIPYLIANKKKWKDCKIRVFIGGKINRIDHDRRAMAALLSKFRIDFSDITVLGDINIKPKSESLAAFAQLIEPYRLKEDDMEQDAAEKLKAEEPWRITDNEIELYKAKSNRQIRLNELLKEHSSTANLIVMSMPLARKGAVSSALYMAWLETLSRDLPPILLVRGNHQSVLTFYS; encoded by the exons ATGTTGAACATTTGGGGGGTGATGCTCTTCATCCGCATGACATGGATCGTGGGCCAAGCGGGAATTG TTTATTGCTGCATTATCATCTCTATTGCTACTGTTGTGACCACCATCACAGGCTGCTCGACCTCTGCGATCGCAACAAATGGATTTGTACGAGGAG GAGGGGCATATTATTTGATATCGAGAAGTTTAGGCCCAGAGTTTGGTGGCTCCATTGGCCTTATTTTTGCCTTCGCTAATGCCGTGGCAGTGGCAATGTACGTCGTGGGCTTTGCTGAGACTGTTGTGGAGCTGCTTAGG ATGGGAGACTTGACTATGCTGGATGCAGTAAATGATGTCCGGATTGTTGGGACCATCACCGTTGTCATTCTACTGGGTATCTCAGTAGCAGGCATGGAATGGGAAGCCAAG GCCCAGCTTATCCTGCTGTTCATCTTGCTCACTGCCATCTTCAACTACTTCATTGGGTCCTTCATCCCTGTGGAGTCCAAAGAAAAATATGGCTTTTTTAGCTATGACG cTTCCATCATGTGGGAGAACATGGGTCCAGACTTCCGAAAGGAGACGTTTTTCTCTGTGTTTGCAATCTTCTTCCCAGCAGCTACAGGGATCCTTGCTGGTGCCAATATCTCAGGAGATCTTGCG GATCCGCAAATGGCCATTCCAAGAGGCACCCTACTAGCCATTTTTATCACTGCGTTGGTTTACATTGGAGTTGCTGTCTCCACAG gagcCTGCATAGTCCGGGATGCCACTGGCGAAATCGGCACAAATTTCACACTAGGCTTCAACAACTGCACAGGTCCTGCCTGCAAATATGGATACGACTTCTCCTCGTGCAAACTCCAACCCGGGCAGGATGAGTCCTCATGCAAATACGGCCTTCACAATGACTTCCAG GTCATGAGCGTCGTGTCTGGGTTCGGACCTCTCATTAGTGCTGGAATCTTTTCTGCCACGCTCTCATCTGCCCTGGCTTCACTGGTCAGCGCCCCCAAAGTGTTCCAG GCTCTATGCAAAGACAACATCTATCCTGGGATAGCCTTCTTTGGAAAGGGATACGGGAAGAACAATGAGCCGCTACGAGGTTACATCCTCACTTTCCTCATTGCCCTGGCTTTCATTCTGATTG cTGAACTGAACACCATTGCACCGATCATTTCCAACTTTTTCCTCGCGTCCTATGCCCTGATCAATTTCTCAGTTTTTCACGCTTCCTTAGCTAACTCTCCAG GGTGGCGTCCCAGCTTCAAGTACTTCAACAAGTGGGTGTCACTGGCAGGGGCGATCCTTTGCTGTGTGGTCATGTTCATCATCAACTGGTGGGCCGCCTTGCTGACCAACGTAATTGTACTGTCATTGTACATTTATGTCAGCTACAAGAAACCTG ATGTGAACTGGGGTTCCTCCACACAAGCCCTGACCTACCACCAGGCCCTCACCCACAGCCTCCAGCTCTGCGGCGTGGCCGATCACATCAAGACCTACAG ACCACAATGCCTGGTGATGACCGGAGCACCCAACTCTCGGCCGGCGCTCCTGAACCTGGTTCATGCCTTCACCAAGAATGTGGGGCTCATGGTCTGTGGGCACGTCCGCATT AGCAATCGCAAGCCGAACATCAAAGAGCTGAACAACGACATGCTGCGCTACCAGCGCTGGCTCCTAAATAACAACTCCAAGGCGTTCTATACACCCGTAATGGCCGAGGACCTGAGGCAGGGCTCACAGTTCCTGCTCCAG GCTGCTGGCCTGGGCAGGCTGAAGCCCAACACCCTGGTGCTCGGCTTCAAGAACAACTGGAGGGAATGTGACCTGAAGGAAGTGGAGACCTACATCAACCTGATTca CGATGCCTTTGACTTCCAGTATGGAATGGTCATCTTGAGGCTGAGTGAGGGGCTTGATGTGTCCCACATTCAAGGACAAG ATGATACATCTGCTATGAAAGACGTGGTGGTTTTCATCGATGTGAACAAAGACTCAGACGGCGACTCGTCAAAACCTTCTTCCAAAGCCACCAGCGTGCAGAACAGTCCAGCAGTGCAGAAAG ATGACTACGATGACGGCAAGGCCCCCATGCAGCCTCTGTTGAAAAAAG ATAAAAAGAGCCCGACCACACCGCTGAACATGGCAGATCAGAAGCTGCTGGATGCCAGTCAGCAGTTCCAGAAGAAGCAGGGAAAAGGAACAGTGGATGTGTGGTGGCTGTTTGATGATGGAG GTCTGACTCTGCTCATTCCCTACCTGATTGCAAACAAGAAGAAGTGGAAGGACTGTAAGATCCGCGTCTTCATCGGAGGCAAAATCAACCGTATCGACCACGACCGCAGAGC GATGGCGGCGCTGCTCAGCAAATTCAGGATAGACTTCTCCGATATCACAGTCCTGGGGGATATCAACATCAAGCCCAAGTCAGAGAG TCTTGCCGCCTTTGCACAGCTGATTGAGCCGTACAGGTTAAAGGAGGATGATATGGAACAGGACGCTGCTGAGAAGCTGAAGGCCGAAGAGCCCTGGAGAATCACAGACAACGAGATTGAGCTGTACAAGGCCAAG agcaATCGACAGATCAGGCTGAATGAACTGCTGAAGGAGCACTCCAGTACAGCCAACCTCATTGTCAT GAGCATGCCTCTGGCCAGGAAGGGTGCCGTGTCCAGTGCCCTGTACATGGCCTGGCTGGAAACTCTGTCCAGGGACCTTCCACCCATCCTGCTGGTGCGCGGAAACCATCAGAGTGTCCTGACCTTCTACTCTTAa